TGTTGCCACAGTTTAGACatgtatatgtaaaaataaaatgtgtctttaGCTGTTGTTACTAAAGACAGTTGTTAGATTTTTCCAAATAACTTAACTTGATTTAAATGTGTTCAATAGCTTATATACAGTTGTGGCACTGCTTTCTGGAAGTGTTTTTCCATCCTAAAATATAACACAAGAGATTCACACCAGCTCATCATTTGAgagtaaaatattttgaaatgggAGGGACTGGAGGTAGATGGACTTTCTGTTGACCTTAGGTAAACAGTatgtaaaatatttagtttgtATTCTGTGATTTGTGGTcatctgtttgtgcttgtttggaCAAAAGCTTCAGTATTTGGCAaatcttttcctgtttgtcctcaACATCTTGAGTAACCAGAATTGCGAGGCAAAGGTTACAGCAACAAATCACATGTCAATTATGTCAAAAGCAAATGCAGTTTCAAGAGAAATGATGGAGAACAGTCATGAGCACCCTGCATTAGTCCACTATACTTAGCAATTTACACCATCTCTCCGACACACCAGCCTGACCTCTGAGTGTCCCGATAAAAGCTCTGTGTCGGAAGAAATCCGCCCCGACACTGGATGATTATTACTATCCTGTTTGACATTACTGAAGAGAGAATGAACAGAGATGACAAAACCACTCATTCTGGGCTCAGCCTGagcatttttcaaatattttcctaGTTGAGTCGATTACCACATCTCTTTGAGCGTATTTGTCCGCCCTTGTCGCGGCACAGGCTCTCCACTGTGCTCTCATATCTGAGAGCCAAATGAAGGCCAAGTTCGACTGCTCGATATACCAGTATTACAAATGTTTGGAGGTTAAATTTACACTTCAGGGTAATCTGTAGGACTGACATTATCTTTTTGGGGCAGAAATGTTGTACCCTGAAGGCTGTAGATATTCTAGTGGTTCTAGAGAAAATCCAATAAATGAGATATTGAATAAGGGAATAAcagctacagaaaaaaaaatggaaaacacattgatgatgaaatattgaatagttcaacattttttaaaaacctaGCTCATTATTATGAAGTGCTATTTCACCTTATCTCTTTCCACAATAACAAGAGTTTATTTTTGGTCTTCTTTTTTAGCTTCAGTTTAGCACTAATGATGGAAATATTTGAACAGCTTGTTGTTAAATTTGCTTGACATTGGTGGCCTCCATAAGGGTAAGCCAGTCAAAATTTGAATTCATCTAATACTTGAGTTTATGATCATATACCAGCAGAACTGATATTCCCGTTAGCCTCAGCTCTACTTTGTCTTTATTGCTAATTAGCGAACACCAGAATGCTAGACATGCTAGATTAAAAGGTTTTTCCATGACAGCAGGAGTTATAGATGGAAAATTACTGTCCATTTACACAAACCATGAGCTTTGCAGTATTTcacaaactcattttcattaaaatataatcaaaatcAGGATCTTTCCCTACCAAAgtcaatccatccattttgtaTACCACTTATCCttcagggtcgcgggggagctggagcctatcccagctgactacgggccaGAGGCGGAGTACAcgctggactggtcgccagtcaattgcagggccaagacacaaagacagacaaccacacactctcacactcacacctaggggcaatatagagtagccaattaaccaattaattgcatgtttttgggCTTGTGGggggaagctggagtacccagaggaaacccacacaggcacagggagaacatgcaaactccacatagaagaccgggattcgaacctggaaccctcttgcctTGAGGCAAGGGTGCTAACCACCGTGCTGCACCAAAGTCAATCCCATAGATTGAATGTTGTGATTGTTAACTTAGCCAAAGTGCTAGGACAGGATTCTGATGTGAGGTTGCTGCAGGTTGTCCACCTTGACATCCACCTTGAAAACCTCCCTGTGTCTCCAGCATGGTAATGTGAGAAAATTTTCTTCCATGTACACAAATCCCTTAGATCATATTGTgtgactggactggactgaacTGTTGGATCCTGTTGCATCCCATCGCTGAAACATCTGCGGCCAAAATGACTCACTCAGGCAGCATTTGTTCTTTCAAACGTGTGGTTTTTATTTGATAATACTGAATATTTTGTCCTTCGCCCGGACTTACATCAAGcatcaaacacatgcacagtccTCTATTCACACAAGTTACccatttctcatttctccacGCCTCTCCAAAAAGgatttatctctctctctcactctcacgtTACTCCAGCGCAAGAGGACCTTCTCAGCTCCACACTACAGCTAAAGACATCGTTGACAAAGACAgcgaaaacacacaaaaatcatgACAGGtataataataacactgaaaaaatacaaagtaatggaaaatggaaagagtttacttttaaattatGCCTCTAATACTccatcatatatatatttttttgttaatgtagCTTGAGGTGTATAAAACAGCACTGTAAACTTCGATTGAGTAACTTGCTTTCTATGACAGCGATAAAGCTTTCATTAATAACTGGAAGGCGCAGGAAAAATGAGTCGAAGCTAACGTTAAGCATGTAAAAGTCCTTATCACTCATGAAATGAACCGTCTATAAGAATATATTGGCAAATCATGAAACTGCTGCTTGCATTTACAATCAACAGACAATacaaagacactgaaataacaTCCCACAAGctctttttgtttccctttCACACATAAAATCTGCAAAAAGATCCCTTATATCCAAACTTCTCgtgtttttcctttcactgcAAATACTATTTTACCTGTTATGACAAAGATAGCAAGAATAAGCTTGTGTTAGTGAATATGGACCACCAAAAGCACTCAAAACAGGTGAAATCTGCACCTGAGGTGGATCTGTCGGTCTGGGCGAACGATAGTAACTGTCACGTCAAAGTGTTCAGGCTCCTGTCTTTACTGGAACTCATCCTCAAAAAGTGCAAATCTAGTTCTAATGCAGTAAATAATAATTATCAAGTAACAACAAAAGTATATGCATAGGTACTGTACAGCTACATAGTGAGGGGTAAAGAGGGAGAGGCATGAAGATgagacgaggaggaagaggaggaggaggaggagacattttggatgtttcggatttgtttctgtgttgtttgaCCTCATGCGCAGGTTTAAATTTAGAGCGCTCGTCTTTCCACTGCATAGACTGGTCCAGTGAGGCCTGTGACAATCACAAGCTCCAGTTAGAAAAACCACAACAAGAAAAAGGTTTTCGCCTAACAAAACCGGAGAAGATCAGCCATGCGAGATGACTcatgttctttttattttttgagaaaGCGGTTAAGGGTGTTGTTGTGGGCGTCTGACGTCACCAGTGGCCAAACAGCTCccagcagagaagaggagagaagtaATAACTAAAAGTGTTCAGAAAAAGGGAGAcaatcatcttaaaaaaaaggcaacttGGAATTTGGCTTTGGAATAAAATGGAGAATGAGGTAATAAAAGTAGGAACACAAGGGCTAACGAAATGATCGTCCGTTGATCGGGGGTTGATTGGTGGAGTTGGAGAGCAGAGCTGTAAGGAAGCTTTGCGGGGCAGGAAGTGCTCTGTCTCACCGAGGATTTATATATTCCTCCTGACGCCAGCCTCAGGAGGAAGTTATATCATCACTTGACCAGTCTATGTCTCATGatgcaaaatttatttttacatgcgCTGTGACTGAGAACAACCTCTGAGCCTCTTCAGAGTCAGTTAATGTTGAGCAATGCTGATGAGGTTGAAAGTGGCTTTGCGCTGCTTTCACTGACAACAAAGAGAGGCTAAAGATTGTTCTCAGAACAGCTGGTAAATTCAGTCACATTAGCTTTGCCTTTTTTATCAAAAATCACTTTTGCCTGATGTTGTTATCTAAAATTTCAATTGAGTCGTTTACATTGCGCCAAGTGTGCCACGCGATTAAGGCTCCTCGCCATCCAGGAACTCCTTCTTGGGCGATGAGACGCCGCGGTACCAGGAGCAGGAGTTGTCCGCCCTCTTGATGCAGGCGTAGTGGTTGGCCTGGCGCCCGTGCACCTGCTTCTCGATCATCAGGTCAGTCCACAGACACTCCTCTGGAGCGGAGATCTCACAGGGCAAAGAGGGGCAGCGCACaatctgcagagaaacacagaacgAATTATTAGTAGTGGCGGAGTCAAGCATGTGCATGGCTTTTTTTGGatacattttgttattattatctttaaataaaatgtccaaTGTGTAGAATGCAGCGGCATCTACTGATGACTCAGCAGATAATGAATACCCCAAGCTGCtaaaaacaggaacacaaagaaatCCCCTCACAAAAGCCAGTGTGAAGTTTGTCTGatctgggctactgtagaaaaaTGATCATCACCGATTCAGgatctgaccaaatgtgaaaacacGGTCACAACCTCCCCTTCTGTTGCTCAGCTATGCTGTCgaatattaataatatacaGAAAAATTTCCTCAAGGCATTCAAGACCTACGAAAGTGCAGACCCAAAACCATAATGCCTCTGTCAGTGGCCATCTGCCGCTGCGTAGGCATCGGAAAGCTTCAAATCTTCTCATAAGAAGCTTCAAcaactgactttattttttctcaagGGCTTGATTATGAAAGTctgttaattttctgtcaattaaTTCAAATTGGCCATATCTCCGGTCTCACTCGTTGTTCtgatgtttgttgttgcagctgTTGTCTCGTCTGCTCTGTTATGTCTGATTTTGCTCTCCGGGATGGGAAACCAGACAAGCCACCCACTCCCTTACCTTGCAGTCACAGCCCATCTGGTAGCGCTGGCTAAGACCCTTCTTCTGGGTGTTGCTCAAGGAGTCCCAGGGCATGATGTAGTCACACAGGTGCACATGCATGCTCCCGGCGGCTTCGGCCTTGCCTGTAAAAGAACAAGACAGCAATAAAAGCTTCACAACGACAAACACATGACTGAAAATTTAGACATAAAAAGACCATACCTGCAGTAAAAACACCCATTTCCTGATGCATGAATATAAACGGCCTCATTGGACAAAAGGTCATAAACTATGAGCATCAGATAACCGGTTCACAGgtaaaaatgatcaaatctgCTACCTTGCAAACGGAAAACGCCCGCAGGCACCAAAACCCGAGTTTATGTTTCACGCACGTGTGGCACCAGTCAAAACAAGATGAAGATATTATAATGTGAGTTTACAGATCTGCCGAGGCTGCATCTTCTTCACTACATCGCTATCTGTCTGCAGAGCAACTCTCGACATGTCCGAGTCTTTACAGGATGTCCTCGCAGATGAGACTGAGTCATGTTTCACTGTGGTTCTTTCAACTGCTAACCCTTTGAACTGGAGGATTAATCATCTTAAAAAAGATGTCTGGTTGGCAGAAAGTTAACTGTGCCACATcttgagaaattaaaaaaaaaaaaggaagaagtcTGAGAGAGGAAATGCTGGCTTCAGCAGTTCCTGCTCTTACAACTCTATGTAATTAGGGCTGAGTGTTTGTGGGTGCATCTGTCTGCGATGGGGAAACCAGAGCACACATGACATCATGATCCTCACTGTACTAtgtctcactctgctgctgactgaaaaCCAGCCAGATTTGGCATACAAACATTAATGGAATAGTTCGGGGAGTTGAGGAGTTACTTATTCATCTTCCGGTGGAGAGTTGTGAGTGAGAAGACTGATGCCTACTCTCACATCTACAGACAGCAgaaggttagcttagcttagcatgaagtCTGGACacagggaaacagctagtctggctctgtcccAAGGTGACAAAACCCGTCTAAGTAGCACTTGATTTGACTGGAACGAACCAGAGTTATAAAAACAAGTACCAGTATTAAAGTTTTATGGGGGCTGGGCCGATTTCCTGGCAAgtcacaataaaaatgtgaaactgtaaaacatcttgtttttacatttcagttttgtaaggatttaacaaaaacataaagcatttATCAGTGAGTTTTAGGCGTCGTGGTTTGTGGATTTTGTAATCTTTTGGATATGATATCAGTCTTATCATCCAACTTTCAACAAGAATGTGAATAAGGAAATGCTGAACTAGAAGGTTTCAGATGCCACAAAATATAAAGAGCGACAAAGCCACAAgcaaagtgccatctagttccagACGTCCCTATAGCCGACACCTACAAAATTCTgcaactcacatcaaaacaatctagaCTACAGGTATGAGCAAAGATACATATTTTTTAtatggggtgaactgtccctttaaggtTACTGGtgtagaaaatgtcaaaaacggCTCATCGGCGCAGTGGAAGAAACTCCAGGCAGATGTAATAATGCCGTGTTGGGTGATTATGTGATATTAAATGTGAATATAAGGTCAGAGAGGGTCCGTCCTACCAACTAGAAAAGGCTCCCTTCAGGCTGTTATCTAGcagagtgaaatattttttttttattaatgattCAAGGTCATGTCACCTCAAGCAAGGAGTACAAGATATACAGTACGTACATTTGCAACTCTCAGGAGCTCAAGCTGTACCACGACAGACAAGGTCACTCCCAGTCTCCACAGGGTTTAGTCAACAGCATATTATTACCCATAATAGCATAAACAGTTAGTCCGCCAACACACAAAGTGGCCTGTTAGTCTGATCCCATGTTTGTCTGCCAGGCTGTTTACACCTGGAGGTTGATATCTgattatctgtctgtttgtaaaTTCCTCAGGCtcttctatctgtctgtctgtctgtcatcttAGTCTTTCACTTCTTGTTTGCGTGTTGAATCTTACACGTTTGCcccaacaaaactgaaataaaagttgACTTTCTTGTGAAAAATACCAGCAGTAGCAACACAGCAGGAGCTTTAGTTTATTATGCTAGAGGGAACACAACCACGCagcagctgtgttattatttcatGTGCATTTTAGAAGCCAGATGTTGACACACGTCACGCCACTCCGATTCGAGTGTGTTGAGCAGTGTGCTTTAGAGGCACGCACTGGAGGATttctgagtaaataaaaaacgttgaactattcctttaaaagtTTGCATGGGCCAcaatcacattttcagattcACATTTGAGTCAGTTAATGGGTGACGCGACCACCTCGACAGTCACTCCAGATTCCAGCGTCACTCACCTGAGATCAGGTACTCCTTCTTGCCGCTGGCATCCAGGGTAacaccacagacagcagacacaggaGCAGTGAAGATCGCCTCGATGTCCTGGCTAGGCCCCTTGAACATCTGTGgagggggtcaaaggtcaggatGAAGGAGTCAAAGTCTGAGCTTCACACCCTAAAATGCTGGGAGGCATATGGTGGATCTCCTTCTGTCTTATTACCTTGATCTGTTTGACCTCATACTGGATCCTCTTGATGGGGTTCCCATAGATATCATTCCCAGAAACCACCTCTTTTTCTCCCACCACCTTTGCTCGAATCACTGTTGGGGAAACAGAGGAACATGGCGTCAGATCACATGGTGTTACACAATCCTGTCATTAAGAGACAAAGCATTTCTGATAAGAGGACACAGAAAAGTGCTGCTGTAAGCAGTCAGATATGCAAACAAGGCCTTCTTTTAAATGATAATCACGTTTTAGCTTACTGCCACCCAAATTAGCCCTTATGCTAACTGTCAGGAGCCAATACAACAGTCTAAGTAACTGATGAATTGTGCTGTATGTGCgtgtttatctttattttaatggTAGCCCTGCCATCCAGCTCTGTTTTGTGGaatcattttttgatttttaagcaCTATCACTGAATTTGCTGTCCAGTGATGTTCTCGCAGTCGCCAGCAAAAAAACCTCAAAGACAAACCCGTGGTCTCCAGCTTTTATTGGAAGTGTGTTTAGCTGTGTTTAGCTCACAGCATAGTAGAAAAGCATAGAAAGCATAGAAAAGCCAGCGTTTTATCTGAAAACTTTAGCAGCTTCTTTTGCTATTTTGTAGATACACTTTGGACTTCGGACAGAAcgaaaacatacaaaatgataACTAGTGATTAATTTCATTATCAATTCATCCAATGGGTAATTTCCTGATTTCAACTGCAGACTAAAGTGCCCATCTTTATTTCACAAATCACAAGCTTACGTCTGCAGATGTCTCGTTTTGTCCAAACAAGAATGATTTGAAACAGAGACAAGCACCAAATTCTCACACTGGAGAAACTGACAATCCagaatatttggcatttttggaTTGTTTACCAGAACAGCTtcaagattatttttctgtctgattcaCTGATGTATCATTTTCAATCTAAAGATAAGATCAGAACAACAGATCATGACACGATTCCACCAAAAGCCGTTGACTGAAACATCCCCCCGAGGCTCAGCCCCTCGTTCACCATGTCCCTGGCTAACAAAAGGCCAACAGCCAAAACAACCTCCACAGCTGCCCTAAGTCTCATGTGCACATACCACACTGAGGCACAGCACTGACAATAAAACGAGCTCGAGCAGCTCAGCTTCGGCTTCTGCAGCAGCCCGGTCAATGAAACCGAAAGTTTCCGTTTGGTTCAAAGCTGCATGAGGCATCGGACACATGAAACGACTTGGCCCGCAGAACAAGCCTGCAGGCCTGCCTCGAAACATAACCGGAAAGCAGTCAAAGGACCAGACTTAAGGGATAAGAATACAATTTGAAAGTTGATACAGAAGGGAAACAACGAGCCAGTTTCTCACCGTGAGTGTGTTTTAATGGCCGCACTGACTGCATCAAGCTTTAGCTACGCTTAGGGCATTTATTCAGAATGGAAAATAtgagcaacagagagagaaaaaaaaataagcaggaACAGAGGACACGTCCACATAGatagataaacacacacacacacacacacacacacacagttgactgctgctgctcttaCACCCCTGGGTTCAGTTTATGGCTTGGAGCAGACACAAATCTGGGGTTCATGGCTCACAGAGTTAATAGCCTCTCGTTCTTTTCCTACTTCCTTCACCACTTCCTTTTCCCCCATTTCACCCCCCCATTCTGAAGATGCATGTTTTTCTACACATGTAACTACAACAACACTTGACAGATATTCTcattatttagatttattagCCCTTTATagtacataaaatgtaaaaaaataataataataataaattgaaaAATGGCCAGACTGGTACCTTcaaatggtttgttttgtccaccaataaatttaaaaaacaaaatacgcgatgagacagagaaaagcagcaaatcctcagattttacaaacaagaaatagaaaaaaagatgaagtaCAGTATTAATATTTGATAAAAGatttgaataatttatcaaCTTTCAAAGCTTTTGTTGTGTGGTGCCATCCTGACTCAGGGTCAGTGACATTTTCAGGCTTTGCCCCATCAAAAcgttgttaaaaaaaaacaaacaaaaaaaggtaatAAATCCATCTTCATCCTCACACTCCTCATCCTGTTTTGTATCTTAAAAAAGAAGTACACAACCTGCAATTTATGCACACCTGAGAGCGAGAAGGGCTGAGGCAACTTTATATTCTAGAGTTCTAATAAGATTTGTTGTCTTCACTGATATAAGGCTTTACAAAGTTGTTTATCGGTGCTTCAACCAATCTGAGTAACTCACAAGCCAACTTCTGCATTTTGGTTCCCCTCTGATGCTTATGCAAAtatgcagcaacagcagccagagcacacacacacacacacacacacacagcagtataCCTGGCTGGCACACACTCCTGCATTCCTCTCAGTTTTTCCGCTCTCATTTCCTGAGCTTATTCAGAGCCACAAACTAATGAGCAAAAGAATACTGAGGGGAGACTACCTTGTTATTCGCATTAGATTGCTGTAACGGGAGCTCTTGGTGTTGCAGACATGTTTACTCCTCAACACCCCTCCCCTCGCAATAAAGCCGGAGTGGAGTCTAAACAGCATGTTGTGGAGGCAGCAGACTACACAGCGTGATGCCTAAACAGCACGACTACCACCGAGGTTTtgggttggggtggggtgggggctgCAGTGCAGACAGCCGACTTTTACCGCAGGTTCATCCTTAAAGTCATCTGATCACCAGCAGTCAATCAGCAGCCGAGAGCCCCCTCCATAAACCACCAACTGACCCATATTCGAGTTCCTCCTTTCCTTTACGACCACGACGACGTCTAATGACTTATACATGCGTATCAGTTGCACTACGCAACGTTTTCCATGCAAACcccatataaacacacacacacacacacacacacacaccacatcctCAGTGTTCCCTGTCCAATCCACCGCATGACTATCCATTTCTTTTCTCATACTCCAGTGACCACTAAATCATCCCTGACTCCCATGATGTGGTTTGTTCAGCTGCAGACGTATGTGCGCTGTCTGTTTAACCGGTCATTTGACCAGAGGCAAACGAAAATTCAGTCGGCATCTGTCAACATCTGCATGAAGACCCgcgaggcagagaggagagctcTGCTTTCCTCTGCGATGTCTTCATGATACAGCAACTGTAGTCAGTGTAtggagaaacaacaacaacaacaacaacaaccaccaccacTGTGACATTATCGACCAATACTGGCTTTTTGTGCACTTGTTCCTTGGTTTTCTTAATTCAAGTGTAATATAAtgttatctgtgtttttattattattattattattattgttgttttatggATTCTAAAGTGTCAGAAATGTCCATCAGAAatgttcaaacacaaaaatatttaatctACAGTGATATAAGTACAGAAAAAAGCTGCAAACGATTACATCTGGGAAACTGAAACCAGAATGTTCAGCTTTTTGAAGGCTGAActatcaaaataataaattcattttgtgtgcATTGGTTattcaaatgaacattttacatCCAGGCACAATATTAACACTGACTGGGAGTCGTGTTTCAGGAtctcttttatctctcttttgGTCTCCACCGACTCCTGCAGGAAACATCTGGCTCTTTGGCTGCTTAACGTTCCTCTGTGTTGACTAGCTTTTTGCTTACTGTGTCTGTGGGCCTTTTGGAGCTGAAAGCCTAGTGTCCAGTGGTTTTTGGAGCcttttgaatgaaaacagctgcagcaaactGAACCAAAATGTTGGTCAGAAAAGCTTCAAAGAAATGAGGTGAACTGCAGCTgagtgataattctctgtgtgTCCATCAACACAAGTGACTCCTGTCACATCACACGTTATCATTTGAGTTATTGTTTATacagaaaatgtcagctttAATTTGCAGTGAAGTTTACTGTTCagaatgtacatttattttccctGTTGTCTCCAATAGCTATGTTTAttgataaacaacaaaatatttttgccaCAGTGACAACTCTGTGAAGGTTCCTTGCAAAACATGCATATGTAAACACAatttaacacaaacactggcTTAACAAAATGCTGAAAGACAAACCTTTCAACAGGACAACGTGAAGTTTTGCATTACGAGGCTGAACTTTGATTTTTacagatgctgtttttattaCGCTGCATGTTTACGTATGTTTCATGAAGAAATCATGTCTCTGTTTCCATAAACAGGAACGTGTACAGTCAGCGTACAGACAGCAGGATGACTCTGGTCTTCCACAACGCCCGGCCTCAGGACAGTCTGACTGTGCAGGGCTGCTGGGGAAGTTCCCCTTTGTGGGCAACAGATTTATATGAAAGGAGGATGTTTGTCCTTGCACACGAacacgtatgtgtgtgtctgtgtgtgcgtgcagtaGGTGCATGACACTGCTCCATCTTTATGGCTTGTGGTCCGACCTGAAGCATCGTTtagcatgaaaaacaaaaggtgacacacagactgaagcttacgcgtgtgtgtgtgtgtgtatgtgaacaGGCAATGAATGGGATCCCGtttcaccaaaaacaaaacaaacatcaactgTCAGACCACATAACTGTTGACAATGTCGCTTTGTTGTTGCCTACGTGCACATTCTGCCCAGCCAGACGACCAACTCTATTCTGATTATCTGTTCATTTCaaccctgtttctctctctctcacttcatGGTCCAGCCTTCTCCTCAGGCTATGCAGTGTCTTATCTGGGTGTTTCTGGGGTTTCCAGATGTGCCAAAAACCACAATTTCATCCTCAGGTCCACCCTGAAATTATCACCAGACAATGACATTGACCATTGTTGTCATTTAGTGGGTTGCATGACCTTTAAATGTGCATCCTCCACCCCGCATGCCGCCCCCCCCCGGCCCCCACCATATTGACTCACACAccctttaaaaacaacatgagcgcaacaggcacaaacacaccccTCCTGCAAGACATCCTGTGTCTAAGACCTGCCAGCTCAGTGAATTGTTGAGTCACACCTGAAAACAGAGCTGCcattttgcaataaaaaaaaaatcacacagataaacatctaatctgcagatgcacacacacacaccagtgcatGAGGAATTGCGTGAGTAAGGAGccagaagaaggaagaaaagatggagcCAGAGTGGTGTGGTCTCCTTCTCGAGGATACCATGCATATTTTGACTTTGACCGtgacttttattgctttttccCCTCGAACTGACAGCCAGATGTCAGCCAGAGTGCGAGTCCACTGTGCATGGCAGCAGGCCTGCAGTTGTCTATCTGGGCTGTGAaaacctgcgtgtgtgtgtggagtgtgtgtccCTGCGTTACACCGGAGCAAAAAGTTGGGAAAACCCCAGCAGCATTCCTGTAATTCCTCCCAGCACCACCCCTCAGAGGGAGAAACAGGGCAGGAatggaaatttaaaaagaagaagaagagaaaagcttGCGGTGTGACATATTCTGTGGTTGAGATTaacccccctcctcttcctcctcctcctcctccccgaaATTTCTCTTCTCATTCTCCATCCCTTGTCCTCCTCTCCGCTCCTTCCCTCCTtgtgtcttttcctctcttgtgCCACGTTGCCCTGCAGAAGCCAGGCGACGCTGCCTCGTCCCGGACGAAGCCTGGTAAACACACAGCTCAGCTCCAGACCCGAGACATTCTGTACACTGACGGTCCCTGACTGCTTCCTGTATGTTACTCTGACTTCCACCCTGAGACACAGCAGCATAGTGCACCTCCTGTGGCTTCTACAGGACTGTCCTGAGTCATTATCACCTCCAAATTCATTAAGGTCATTATAAACCCCTCAGAGTCACACACTTAGACTCCTTAAG
The Scatophagus argus isolate fScaArg1 chromosome 21, fScaArg1.pri, whole genome shotgun sequence genome window above contains:
- the timp2a gene encoding metalloproteinase inhibitor 2a; this encodes MPFSVNGILCTLALLVMWRPEELAEACSCAPVHPQQAFCNADVVIRAKVVGEKEVVSGNDIYGNPIKRIQYEVKQIKMFKGPSQDIEAIFTAPVSAVCGVTLDASGKKEYLISGKAEAAGSMHVHLCDYIMPWDSLSNTQKKGLSQRYQMGCDCKIVRCPSLPCEISAPEECLWTDLMIEKQVHGRQANHYACIKRADNSCSWYRGVSSPKKEFLDGEEP